In Methanobrevibacter wolinii SH, the genomic stretch ATTTAAATTTTATAATTTATTTTTTTATTTTTTCTTTTAAAACTTCTTAAAATTCTTATTTTTTAGAAACCTTTATATACTATATTAAATATAATATATTATACAGTTGTATTTTATACAAAATCTTGTTTATAGCAGGGTGGGGTAGTCTGGTAATCCCGCGGGGCTCATAACCCCGAGAGCCCTAGTTCAAATCTAGGCCCTGCTACTTTTTTTAAGTTTTTTATTATTTTAGTTATAGCAAGCTAAAGACAGTTACTGGTTTTTTACTAAGGAAACTCCATCCATCATTACAGAACTATAATGTTTTAAATGCATATGCTGAGAAGCATGACTCTGAAGCAGAAACGATACGTCTTTTAATGGATGAATATGATGTTTAACTGATTGACATTAAAAGTAACGGTGAAACGGTCATTCTATAGGGTGCAAGGATAAATTTGCTAATGACAACTGTATGAGGCAAGGTAATTCGCGAAGATGAATACTGTTAAACAGAAGGTGGGTTACTCTTAGCAGGCTATAACTATTTAAAAACTTAGTTTATTTTTCACTATTTTTAAACTTACATGTTTTATAAAACAAAATTTATATTTAATTTCTTGTTTTTAGATATTTATAAATTATTTTTTTTAGATAATTATATATTTTATAAATTACTTATTTTAATTAGATTATTTTATTTTAAAAAATTAGTAGGATTTAATATGGCAGTTAAAGTTAGAGATTATATATTTTTACAAGCTTCTTTATTTGTTTATGCAATATGTGCTTTATGTGAAAAATTCACATCAAAGCTACCAGTAATGTCTACTAAATTTATTTTAGGATATATTTTTGTTGTAGCATTACTTGGAGTTTATGCAATCTTATGGCAACAAATATTAAAACGTATTGATCTTAATATTGCATTTTCAAATAAGGCAGTTACTGTTATTTGGGGATTTGTTTTAGGCTGTTTAGTTTTAGGTGAAACAATCAGTTTAAAAATGGTTGTAGGTGCTATATTAGTTATTACTGGAATAATTTTATTGATGGTGAATGACAAATGAATCCTTTTGTATTTTTATTTTTATTTTCAGTATTTATTGCATCTTGCTCTCAGATTCTTCTTAAAAAAAGTGCAATGCAAGAACATGAATCATTTATTCGTGAATATTTAAATTCATATGTAATTATTGCATATTTAATGTTTTTTGCTGGAACATTAATTACGATTATTTCATATAAAACAATTCCATTATCTTTTGGATTAATCTTAGAATCTGCAGGATATATTTTTGTAGCAATACTAAGTTATGTTTTTCTTAAAGAAATGCTTAATAAAAAACAAATTTTAGGATTAGTTTTAATTTTAATTGGT encodes the following:
- a CDS encoding EamA family transporter, translating into MAVKVRDYIFLQASLFVYAICALCEKFTSKLPVMSTKFILGYIFVVALLGVYAILWQQILKRIDLNIAFSNKAVTVIWGFVLGCLVLGETISLKMVVGAILVITGIILLMVNDK
- a CDS encoding EamA family transporter; its protein translation is MNPFVFLFLFSVFIASCSQILLKKSAMQEHESFIREYLNSYVIIAYLMFFAGTLITIISYKTIPLSFGLILESAGYIFVAILSYVFLKEMLNKKQILGLVLILIGIVICNI